The following coding sequences lie in one Bacillus sp. (in: firmicutes) genomic window:
- the galE gene encoding UDP-glucose 4-epimerase GalE, whose protein sequence is MNILVTGGAGFIGSHTCVVLLEAGHSVIIVDNLCNSNRETVVKIMDIADKEVNFFEIDVTDAEAVDIIFRNYKIDGVIHFAGLKAVGESVEKPQDYYYNNIGSTMVLTKACLKYGVNRFVFSSSATVYGDNKVPFVETLNLLPTTNPYGESKAMCERILADIAKANPTFSVALLRYFNPVGAHESGLIGEAPNGIPNNLMPYVTQVARGKLEKLSIFGNDYPTVDGTGVRDYIHVMDLAEGHVAALDQLTEGVHIYNLGTGKGTSVLELVKAFEKANGIEVPYEIVDRRPGDIAECYADATKAKRELGWTAKRDIIAMCRDAWRFEENYKD, encoded by the coding sequence ATGAACATACTAGTTACTGGTGGTGCTGGTTTCATAGGCTCCCATACATGTGTTGTTTTGCTAGAGGCAGGGCATTCCGTCATTATTGTAGATAATCTTTGCAACAGTAACCGTGAAACTGTTGTAAAGATTATGGACATCGCAGATAAGGAAGTTAATTTTTTTGAAATTGACGTAACGGATGCGGAAGCTGTTGATATTATTTTTAGAAATTATAAGATTGACGGTGTGATTCATTTTGCTGGTCTTAAGGCAGTTGGTGAGTCAGTAGAGAAGCCGCAGGATTACTATTATAACAATATTGGTAGCACCATGGTTCTTACTAAGGCTTGTTTGAAATACGGTGTAAATCGGTTTGTTTTTAGTTCATCTGCAACTGTGTACGGAGATAATAAGGTGCCTTTTGTAGAAACGCTGAATCTTTTACCAACAACAAATCCTTATGGTGAATCTAAAGCGATGTGTGAGCGTATTTTAGCTGATATAGCTAAGGCGAATCCTACATTTTCAGTAGCGCTTCTTCGATATTTTAACCCAGTGGGAGCCCATGAAAGTGGATTAATTGGTGAGGCTCCTAATGGAATCCCAAATAATCTTATGCCATATGTAACCCAAGTGGCAAGAGGGAAGCTAGAGAAATTAAGCATCTTCGGAAATGACTATCCTACGGTGGATGGAACTGGTGTGAGGGATTATATTCATGTGATGGATTTAGCAGAAGGGCATGTTGCTGCATTAGACCAACTTACTGAAGGTGTCCATATTTATAACTTGGGAACTGGGAAGGGAACTAGTGTGCTAGAGTTAGTGAAGGCATTTGAAAAAGCTAACGGTATTGAAGTACCATATGAAATTGTTGACCGTAGACCTGGGGATATTGCTGAGTGCTACGCTGATGCAACAAAAGCAAAGAGGGAATTAGGCTGGACAGCGAAGCGAGATATTATTGCCATGTGTCGGGATGCTTGGCGGTTTGAGGAGAATTATAAAGACTGA